Proteins encoded by one window of Sphaerochaeta sp.:
- a CDS encoding 5'-nucleotidase C-terminal domain-containing protein produces the protein MNVKRLSESVLTVIVAVMLAVALVGCQTTAKKAEAIPPAPVIEVAPAPAAPAKAETVAPAAVVEAPAKVEAPAPAAVVEAPAKAETAAPAAVAETAPAKVVEATPAPAKVAETAPAKVEATAPAKTVAAAPKSEYPYGVNTTVKNARGDKEFDLFVVHTNDIDGAFSGEAGGMSLAQLATLAKIGAGVTDNWLLFNTGSIGDLDDTTALQVAKAFDEIGYSAYTPQSIQLASGVTGTSKAVALSANALDANGYLLETPYQVYSFNGFKVAVVGLTAPKDVPGVSFTSDIILANAQAAIDMARKLVDYVIVIADTGDEGQFSSEYICKNLNGIDLFVAAGGDAEAKTVNGAKIVRADSKLRSIGVVQLHVKDGKVTATYPMTVPADAVTDPADSKLVKQYASYITAYGYSATAPVPEDPAVSALLPYPYGVKMVEKNTAGTKTFDLIVVHTNDVHARIVPADGGMGYAKLATLLKMGRSITDNILVLDAGDVSHGTNLANLFQGEPVGVLLDMLGYDAVAPGNHDFNYGSARLIEEAKLAEKYSNVRVLSANFTTDDGQLVLQPYQLYDFNGFKVGVIGLTTPDTKTMSHPKNTEGYSFNPDTLYERTQKMVNIVKKYADFVIVLGHIGVDETGANGITSIKIAQNVKGIDLFVDGHSHTELPQGKQVGDTLIVQTGEYLKNVGVVDVLVKDGKVDSKTAMLVPAKDVLDPAKSDLAKKYGITSIPDDPEVTAYVKSVNDKLAEQMNQVIATIPTDLDGQREHVRTRQTNLSKLITAAMTESSGADFTITNGGGIRASLKAGNVTKGDVINVLPFTNIITVCEMKGSDVYAALEHGYEKLPVTDGRYAQSDLQVVYNRFAQPGKRILRVLLNGKLIDKNATYKVATNDFMAAGGDGYTMFGKKLSEGSLLSDVFMDYLTKHFPVK, from the coding sequence ATGAACGTGAAACGTCTGTCGGAATCTGTTTTGACAGTAATTGTCGCTGTCATGTTGGCCGTCGCGTTGGTTGGTTGCCAGACCACCGCGAAGAAAGCGGAGGCTATTCCGCCGGCTCCAGTCATTGAAGTTGCCCCGGCACCCGCAGCTCCCGCAAAGGCGGAGACTGTTGCGCCTGCCGCTGTCGTTGAGGCGCCTGCCAAGGTTGAAGCGCCCGCGCCTGCCGCTGTCGTTGAGGCACCTGCCAAGGCTGAGACTGCGGCTCCTGCCGCGGTAGCGGAGACTGCGCCAGCCAAAGTCGTGGAAGCGACGCCTGCGCCAGCGAAAGTAGCGGAAACCGCACCTGCCAAGGTGGAAGCAACAGCTCCTGCCAAAACGGTTGCGGCTGCTCCGAAGAGCGAGTATCCCTATGGTGTCAACACCACGGTGAAAAACGCTCGTGGAGACAAAGAATTTGATCTGTTCGTCGTTCATACCAATGATATCGACGGCGCGTTCTCCGGTGAGGCTGGTGGTATGAGTCTGGCCCAGCTGGCGACGCTCGCAAAAATCGGTGCCGGCGTGACGGACAACTGGTTGCTGTTCAATACCGGATCCATTGGTGATCTGGATGACACGACCGCGTTGCAAGTCGCCAAGGCGTTCGATGAGATCGGATACAGCGCCTATACTCCTCAATCTATACAACTTGCTTCTGGTGTTACCGGAACTTCCAAGGCCGTCGCGCTGAGCGCCAATGCGCTTGACGCCAATGGATACCTGCTGGAGACTCCGTACCAGGTGTACTCCTTCAACGGATTCAAGGTTGCCGTTGTCGGCCTGACCGCGCCGAAAGACGTGCCGGGTGTCTCCTTCACCAGTGACATTATTCTTGCCAATGCTCAGGCAGCCATCGATATGGCCCGCAAACTGGTCGATTATGTGATCGTCATCGCCGATACTGGTGATGAGGGTCAGTTCTCCAGCGAGTACATCTGCAAGAACCTCAATGGAATTGACCTGTTCGTCGCTGCGGGTGGTGACGCGGAAGCGAAAACCGTCAACGGCGCGAAGATTGTCCGTGCGGATTCCAAGCTTCGCAGCATCGGTGTTGTCCAGTTGCATGTGAAGGACGGAAAGGTCACGGCGACCTATCCGATGACCGTTCCCGCTGACGCGGTGACGGATCCTGCCGACAGCAAGCTGGTCAAGCAGTATGCTTCGTACATCACCGCCTATGGCTACAGCGCTACGGCCCCTGTTCCTGAGGATCCCGCGGTTTCCGCGTTGCTGCCGTATCCGTACGGTGTGAAGATGGTGGAGAAGAACACCGCTGGTACCAAGACGTTCGATCTGATCGTCGTCCATACCAACGATGTGCACGCCCGCATCGTCCCCGCCGATGGTGGCATGGGCTATGCCAAACTCGCCACGTTGCTGAAGATGGGTCGTTCCATTACGGACAACATCCTGGTGCTTGATGCCGGTGATGTCTCCCATGGAACCAACCTGGCCAACCTGTTCCAGGGTGAGCCGGTCGGCGTGCTGCTCGACATGCTCGGCTATGATGCCGTCGCTCCGGGCAACCACGACTTCAACTATGGTTCCGCTCGTCTGATCGAAGAGGCGAAGCTCGCCGAGAAGTATTCCAACGTACGGGTGCTTTCCGCCAACTTCACCACGGATGATGGACAGCTCGTCCTGCAGCCGTACCAGCTGTATGACTTCAACGGCTTCAAGGTCGGTGTCATCGGGCTTACCACCCCGGATACCAAGACGATGAGCCATCCGAAGAATACGGAAGGGTACAGCTTCAATCCGGACACGCTGTATGAGCGGACGCAGAAGATGGTGAACATCGTGAAGAAGTACGCTGACTTCGTCATCGTCCTTGGCCACATCGGCGTGGATGAGACGGGTGCCAACGGCATCACTTCCATCAAGATCGCCCAGAACGTCAAGGGCATTGACCTCTTCGTGGATGGTCACAGCCACACCGAACTTCCTCAGGGCAAGCAGGTCGGAGACACGTTGATCGTCCAGACCGGCGAGTATCTGAAGAATGTCGGAGTCGTGGATGTCCTGGTGAAGGATGGCAAGGTGGATTCCAAGACCGCCATGCTGGTTCCTGCCAAGGATGTGCTTGATCCTGCTAAGAGTGATCTCGCCAAGAAGTACGGTATCACCTCCATTCCTGATGATCCGGAAGTGACCGCCTACGTCAAGAGCGTCAATGACAAGCTGGCCGAGCAGATGAACCAGGTGATCGCCACGATCCCGACGGATCTCGACGGTCAACGGGAGCATGTGCGCACCAGACAGACCAACCTGTCCAAGCTGATCACCGCCGCAATGACGGAGAGCAGCGGTGCTGATTTCACCATCACCAATGGCGGTGGCATCCGTGCCTCTCTGAAGGCCGGCAACGTCACCAAGGGTGATGTGATCAACGTCCTGCCGTTCACCAACATCATCACCGTCTGTGAGATGAAGGGTTCCGATGTCTATGCCGCCCTTGAGCATGGATATGAGAAACTCCCCGTCACGGATGGCCGCTACGCGCAGAGTGATCTGCAGGTGGTGTACAACCGCTTCGCTCAACCGGGCAAGCGTATCCTCCGCGTCCTGCTCAATGGCAAGCTCATTGACAAGAACGCGACCTATAAGGTAGCCACCAATGACTTCATGGCCGCCGGTGGTGATGGATACACGATGTTCGGAAAGAAGCTCTCCGAGGGCTCGCTGCTCAGCGATGTCTTCATGGACTATCTGACCAAGCACTTCCCGGTGAAATAA
- the yidD gene encoding membrane protein insertion efficiency factor YidD produces the protein MRILRELFLLPVHLYRTVLAPLFSHGVCLYQPTCSTYFLTAVRRFGIGKGTIMGLARVFRCNRWFMGGPDPVPETWSWKQIKEGYTIFKRR, from the coding sequence ATGCGTATCCTCAGAGAACTGTTTTTGCTTCCCGTCCATCTGTATCGGACCGTGCTGGCTCCGCTGTTCTCCCATGGGGTATGCCTGTACCAACCCACCTGCTCAACCTATTTTCTGACAGCGGTGCGCCGCTTTGGCATCGGCAAAGGAACCATCATGGGACTGGCCCGGGTGTTCCGGTGCAACCGCTGGTTCATGGGCGGCCCCGACCCCGTCCCGGAGACCTGGTCGTGGAAACAGATCAAGGAAGGCTACACGATCTTCAAGAGGCGCTGA
- the udk gene encoding uridine kinase, with protein MKEVRIIGITGGSGSGKSTIVRKIGEVCSDFVFIPQDNYYRSASYFNNDNITAFNFDHPDAFDTTLLYKHLADLKAGKPIDMPQYDFVHSVRLPQTVHIEPKPLVIIEGLMVLYDKRIRDLLDLKLYVDTPSDIRFIRRLKRDINERGRTVDSVITQYLEVVRPGHMNFIEPTKKYADLIIPEGGYNESALSVLISFVKELSAS; from the coding sequence ATGAAGGAGGTGCGGATCATTGGCATCACCGGAGGTTCCGGATCTGGAAAGTCGACGATTGTCCGGAAGATCGGGGAAGTGTGCAGTGATTTTGTCTTCATTCCCCAGGACAACTATTATCGGTCGGCTTCCTATTTCAACAACGACAACATCACGGCGTTCAATTTCGATCATCCGGACGCGTTCGATACGACATTGTTGTACAAGCATTTGGCAGACCTCAAAGCGGGGAAACCCATTGATATGCCCCAGTATGACTTCGTCCACAGTGTCCGGTTGCCCCAGACGGTGCACATCGAGCCTAAGCCGCTGGTCATCATTGAGGGCTTGATGGTCCTGTACGACAAACGTATCCGTGATCTGCTGGACCTGAAGCTGTACGTGGACACTCCCAGTGACATCCGGTTCATCCGGCGTCTGAAACGGGACATCAATGAGCGGGGAAGGACGGTGGACAGCGTCATCACCCAGTATCTTGAGGTTGTCCGTCCGGGGCATATGAATTTCATTGAGCCAACGAAGAAATACGCCGATTTGATCATCCCGGAAGGCGGGTACAACGAGAGCGCCCTCTCCGTGTTGATCTCCTTCGTCAAGGAACTCAGCGCCTCTTGA
- a CDS encoding galactose mutarotase has translation MVERKVLDVSFEGKPVEEATIKSGKYQAKILSLGAILSDLQVPDGNGKPQRVIARMDDVLANLTSPHYGQVIGRFANRITDGKFTLHGKTYQMEKNDHGVNALHNGASDFGLHQWTFRHASPTGNAVTLAYHSPDGDGGMPGNLEVTVTYTLTEAGALSLEYRATSDKDTPLNLTNHTYFNFSGSGTIENHLVRLDCPYILEVDDLLIPTGRRIAVAGGPFDFSTEKRVGADIGSVGMGYDHCYILADASRNLKPFGEVYDPKSGIMMRMSTTLPAVQFYTGNFLDGSVKCNGFGRHEGMCFETQFYPDSPNHADFPSCILKAGDTFHSTTVYAFGVR, from the coding sequence ATGGTTGAGCGCAAGGTGTTGGATGTTTCGTTTGAAGGCAAACCGGTTGAGGAAGCGACCATCAAGAGTGGAAAGTATCAGGCAAAAATCCTTTCGTTGGGCGCGATTCTTTCCGATCTTCAGGTGCCGGACGGCAACGGAAAGCCCCAACGGGTCATCGCCCGGATGGATGATGTGCTTGCCAATCTGACCAGCCCTCATTACGGGCAGGTGATCGGGCGATTCGCCAACCGGATTACCGATGGCAAGTTCACCCTGCATGGAAAGACGTACCAGATGGAAAAGAACGACCATGGGGTCAACGCTTTGCATAACGGGGCAAGTGATTTCGGTCTGCACCAGTGGACGTTCCGTCATGCTTCCCCGACGGGGAACGCGGTGACGTTGGCCTACCACAGCCCGGACGGGGATGGCGGCATGCCTGGGAACTTGGAGGTGACGGTCACCTACACGCTTACCGAAGCAGGCGCGCTTTCCCTGGAGTATCGCGCCACCTCGGACAAGGATACGCCGCTGAACCTCACCAATCACACCTATTTCAATTTCTCTGGGAGTGGAACGATCGAGAATCATCTGGTCCGGTTGGATTGTCCGTACATCCTGGAGGTCGACGACCTGTTGATCCCCACCGGACGGCGCATCGCCGTGGCGGGGGGACCGTTCGATTTCTCCACGGAGAAACGGGTCGGCGCCGATATCGGATCGGTGGGCATGGGGTATGACCACTGCTATATTCTGGCTGATGCCTCCCGAAACCTGAAACCGTTCGGCGAAGTGTATGACCCGAAGAGCGGTATCATGATGCGGATGTCCACCACGCTTCCCGCCGTCCAGTTCTATACGGGGAATTTTCTGGATGGTTCGGTCAAATGCAATGGGTTCGGTCGGCATGAGGGAATGTGCTTCGAGACGCAGTTCTATCCGGACAGTCCCAACCATGCCGATTTTCCGTCCTGCATCCTGAAAGCGGGTGATACGTTCCACAGCACGACCGTCTATGCGTTTGGAGTCCGCTGA
- the lepA gene encoding translation elongation factor 4, with protein MDRHSELTRNFCIIAHIDHGKSTLADRFIEKARLVTTRGQMQTQIMDNMDIERERGITIKSQAVTIPYTAKDGKTYNLNLVDTPGHVDFSYEVSRAISSCEGALLLIDASQGVEAQTIANLYLAMEHNLTIIPVINKIDLPSADIPMCLEQIDHELGLDSKETIKVSAKTGENVDALYDAIVEKIPAPSGSDEEPLAALIFDSHYDAYRGVIVHVRLFDGVIKAGDSIKFMHSGAVYKVEEVGIFQLELKKQEELHDGDVGYVIAGIKTISDIRVGDTVTHPENPAKQALSGFKPLKPVVFSSIYPVDSNDYEELQESIERLKLNDASLIYEKDSSAALGFGFRCGFLGMLHLEVVQERLETEYGLSLVFTSPSVRYHLHMKNGEELEVDNPMEYPDPSRIESAEEPYIRANIITPTQYVGPVMTLCMEKRGSQTGMNYLDEKRVELVYSMPLSEVLFDFYDRLKSISRGYASFDYEVEEYKPTELVRMDILVNGEPVDALSQLVFKANAQSRGRQICERLKDELPRQQFKIAIQAALGSTIIARETVSPYRKDVIAKCYGGDISRKRKLLEKQKEGKKRMQMVGNVEIPQHAYLAVLKTKESDN; from the coding sequence ATGGATCGTCATTCCGAACTGACCAGGAACTTCTGCATCATCGCCCACATCGACCACGGCAAGTCGACACTGGCCGACCGGTTTATTGAAAAAGCCCGTCTGGTGACGACCCGTGGGCAGATGCAGACGCAGATCATGGACAACATGGACATCGAGCGGGAACGGGGCATCACCATCAAAAGCCAGGCGGTGACCATTCCCTACACGGCAAAGGATGGGAAAACCTACAACCTGAATCTGGTTGATACCCCGGGCCACGTGGATTTTTCCTACGAGGTCTCCCGCGCCATCTCCAGCTGTGAAGGGGCTCTCCTGTTGATCGACGCGTCCCAAGGTGTGGAGGCGCAGACCATCGCCAACCTGTATCTTGCCATGGAACACAACCTGACGATCATTCCGGTGATCAACAAGATCGACTTGCCTTCGGCGGATATTCCGATGTGTCTGGAACAGATCGACCACGAACTGGGGCTGGATTCCAAAGAAACCATCAAGGTCAGCGCCAAGACGGGGGAGAACGTCGATGCCCTGTATGACGCCATCGTGGAGAAAATTCCCGCTCCCTCCGGCTCCGACGAAGAGCCGCTTGCCGCGTTGATCTTTGATTCCCACTACGATGCCTACCGGGGCGTCATCGTCCATGTCCGCCTGTTTGACGGAGTGATCAAAGCGGGGGATTCCATCAAATTCATGCACAGCGGCGCCGTCTACAAGGTGGAAGAAGTGGGCATCTTTCAGCTGGAGCTGAAAAAACAGGAAGAGTTGCATGATGGGGATGTGGGGTATGTGATTGCCGGCATCAAGACGATCAGCGACATCCGGGTCGGGGATACCGTCACCCATCCGGAGAACCCTGCGAAACAAGCGCTTTCAGGATTCAAACCACTCAAGCCTGTGGTTTTTTCCTCCATCTACCCGGTGGATTCCAACGATTACGAAGAGTTGCAGGAGTCCATCGAGCGGCTGAAGCTGAACGATGCCTCCCTGATCTACGAGAAGGACAGTTCCGCCGCCCTTGGCTTCGGATTCCGGTGTGGCTTCCTTGGCATGCTGCATCTGGAAGTGGTGCAGGAACGGTTGGAGACGGAATACGGGCTTTCGCTGGTGTTCACCAGCCCATCCGTCCGATACCACCTCCATATGAAGAACGGCGAGGAGCTTGAGGTGGACAACCCGATGGAGTATCCTGATCCGTCGCGCATCGAAAGCGCCGAAGAACCATACATCCGCGCCAACATCATCACACCGACCCAGTATGTCGGACCCGTGATGACGCTTTGCATGGAGAAGCGGGGCTCCCAGACGGGGATGAACTATCTGGATGAGAAGCGGGTGGAGCTTGTCTATTCCATGCCGCTCTCCGAAGTCCTGTTTGATTTTTATGATCGGTTGAAGTCGATCAGCAGAGGATACGCCTCCTTCGATTACGAGGTGGAGGAGTACAAGCCGACCGAACTGGTCAGAATGGATATTCTGGTCAACGGCGAGCCGGTGGACGCGCTTTCCCAGCTGGTGTTCAAGGCGAACGCCCAGAGCAGAGGACGGCAGATCTGTGAACGGCTGAAGGACGAACTGCCCCGCCAGCAGTTCAAGATCGCCATTCAGGCTGCGTTGGGCAGCACGATCATCGCCCGTGAGACGGTCAGTCCGTACCGCAAGGATGTCATCGCCAAATGCTATGGCGGCGACATCAGCAGGAAACGGAAACTACTGGAAAAACAAAAGGAAGGCAAGAAACGGATGCAGATGGTGGGGAACGTAGAGATTCCCCAGCATGCCTATCTTGCCGTGTTGAAGACCAAGGAGTCGGACAACTAA
- the ftsH gene encoding ATP-dependent zinc metalloprotease FtsH — MFLYMLFDSSGSNRPGSVPYTTFLQYVQAGQVSSAEIKEQSQIDFILTNGTQARTRIPYFDEQLLTILKENNVTVSGSVQEISALQVILQLVPWIIFIVFTIMLYRQSSGLNNKMMSNLGKSRAKEYMDSDVHITFADVAGQAEAKYELQEVVEFLKHPEHFTKVGAKIPRGVLLVGPPGTGKTLLAKAVAGESGVSFFHTSGSDFVEMFVGMGAARVRDLFDQARKHAPCILFIDELDAVGRTRGGGLGGGNDEREQTLNQILVEMDGFETTNGVIVMAATNRPDVLDPALLRPGRFDRQVVVDLPDIEEREAILRIHCKPLKLAPDVDLKRLARGTAGTSGADLANLVNEAALFAARANKLTVNMDDMEQARDKVLLGVARKSHVMTDDEKKATAYHESGHTLLHYYLKNLDPLHKVTIIPHGRALGLTVSLPERDPYTKNRSMLTDWIKVCMGGYVAEELIYGETTTGTSNDIKQATDLARRMVTEWGMSELGFMNLADEDEPLFLGREITQHKDYSEATAKRIDEAVEKILDDCLDETRKILTEHRDQLDKLALALTEKETLDDAQVRQLLGFPTLDQEPDDEKAAEEGNAAKAEMPQADAPDRRLCR, encoded by the coding sequence ATGTTCCTGTACATGCTGTTCGATTCCTCCGGTTCGAACCGTCCGGGAAGCGTGCCATATACTACCTTCCTTCAGTACGTCCAGGCGGGACAGGTCTCCAGCGCGGAGATCAAGGAACAGAGCCAGATTGATTTCATCCTGACCAATGGGACACAGGCGCGGACACGGATTCCCTATTTTGACGAGCAATTGCTGACCATTCTGAAAGAGAACAATGTGACGGTCAGCGGTTCGGTACAGGAGATATCCGCGTTGCAGGTAATCCTCCAGCTGGTTCCTTGGATCATTTTCATCGTGTTCACCATCATGCTGTACCGACAGTCCAGCGGACTGAACAACAAGATGATGAGCAATCTGGGCAAGAGCCGGGCGAAGGAATACATGGACAGCGACGTACATATCACGTTCGCTGACGTCGCCGGACAAGCGGAGGCGAAGTACGAGCTCCAGGAGGTGGTAGAGTTTCTCAAACATCCGGAGCACTTCACCAAGGTCGGCGCGAAGATTCCTCGTGGCGTGCTGCTTGTCGGTCCTCCGGGAACGGGAAAAACCCTGCTTGCCAAAGCGGTGGCCGGGGAAAGTGGCGTTTCGTTCTTCCATACCAGTGGTTCTGATTTTGTCGAGATGTTCGTCGGTATGGGCGCAGCGCGGGTGCGTGACCTGTTCGATCAAGCGCGCAAACACGCTCCCTGCATTTTGTTCATCGATGAGCTGGATGCCGTAGGCCGGACCCGTGGTGGTGGGCTTGGCGGTGGAAACGACGAACGGGAACAGACGCTCAACCAGATTCTGGTGGAGATGGATGGGTTTGAAACGACCAATGGCGTCATCGTCATGGCTGCGACCAACCGTCCGGACGTCCTGGATCCCGCGTTGCTTCGTCCGGGTCGGTTCGACCGCCAGGTGGTGGTGGATCTGCCAGACATCGAAGAACGTGAGGCGATCCTGAGAATTCACTGCAAACCGTTGAAACTGGCGCCGGATGTTGACCTGAAACGGCTAGCCCGCGGCACGGCGGGAACCAGTGGCGCCGATCTGGCCAACCTGGTCAACGAAGCTGCGTTGTTCGCGGCCCGAGCCAACAAGCTGACCGTCAACATGGATGACATGGAACAGGCGCGCGACAAGGTGCTCCTTGGTGTGGCGCGCAAGAGCCATGTGATGACGGACGATGAGAAGAAGGCGACGGCGTACCATGAATCGGGACATACACTGCTGCACTATTATCTGAAGAACCTGGATCCGCTGCACAAGGTGACCATCATTCCGCATGGCCGGGCGTTGGGGCTTACCGTCTCGCTCCCTGAGCGGGATCCGTATACCAAGAATCGGTCGATGCTGACTGATTGGATCAAAGTTTGCATGGGTGGCTATGTCGCCGAAGAGTTGATCTACGGGGAAACGACCACCGGGACCAGCAACGATATCAAGCAGGCCACTGACTTGGCCCGCAGAATGGTCACGGAATGGGGCATGAGCGAACTGGGCTTCATGAATCTGGCAGATGAGGACGAACCGCTGTTCCTGGGCAGGGAGATCACCCAGCACAAGGATTACAGTGAGGCGACGGCCAAACGGATCGACGAAGCGGTGGAGAAGATTCTGGACGATTGCCTGGATGAGACGCGGAAGATCCTCACCGAGCACCGCGACCAGTTGGACAAGCTGGCTCTGGCGTTGACGGAGAAGGAAACGCTGGATGACGCTCAGGTCCGCCAGCTGTTGGGCTTCCCGACGCTTGACCAGGAACCGGATGACGAGAAGGCCGCTGAAGAAGGCAATGCCGCCAAAGCGGAAATGCCGCAAGCGGATGCGCCAGACCGAAGGCTCTGCCGCTGA
- the tilS gene encoding tRNA lysidine(34) synthetase TilS has product MRTIVASIRKLIPVGTPLVVAFSGGADSLALLCALSGRKSPVWPVYVNHHIRTEMELQAEIALNQKNCRTLGFTLVVKDVDPKRLAGDAKRVGTEQAARSQRYELLLSFAKEHNAVLVTAHTADDQLETMVMRLCQGSPCHRLAIAPRVVMDGVTVLHPLLSFSHLQLCALLEEQSFSWSEDSTNANDAYLRNRVRHQIIPTLKSVFPQALDAVARTAESGGELSRYLDNLASMVSVSPLSRSAFLACPPPARDGVILRLLDADRRVRSAGVKRIREAVEKGGDWRIRANGKVIRCSGDLVIAEPERKEQGFVLSVNGLKPGDVVPLDDQLELRVLSDGPEVDPLLLRLPVVLLSHAVLRSQLSGDVLDAVDGPVRIRDLASDWKVSPSRRFRIPVLEGGTGVLAVFGRWCGGHDRLSVSCKSLAPRDAIVYSIGERKPV; this is encoded by the coding sequence GTGCGTACAATCGTCGCCTCGATTCGTAAGTTGATCCCTGTTGGCACTCCGCTTGTCGTCGCCTTCAGCGGCGGGGCGGACAGCCTGGCCTTGCTGTGCGCGTTGTCCGGGAGGAAAAGCCCGGTCTGGCCGGTCTATGTGAACCATCACATCCGGACGGAAATGGAATTACAGGCGGAAATCGCGCTGAATCAAAAAAACTGCAGGACGCTTGGTTTTACGCTTGTGGTGAAGGATGTTGACCCCAAACGGTTGGCAGGGGATGCCAAACGGGTGGGGACGGAGCAGGCCGCGCGAAGCCAGCGGTACGAGCTGTTGCTCTCGTTCGCCAAGGAACATAACGCGGTTTTGGTGACGGCCCATACGGCGGATGACCAACTGGAGACCATGGTGATGCGTCTCTGCCAGGGGTCCCCCTGCCATCGGCTGGCCATCGCCCCGCGTGTCGTGATGGATGGCGTCACGGTGCTCCATCCGTTGCTTTCCTTCTCCCACCTTCAGCTGTGTGCCTTGTTGGAGGAGCAGAGCTTTTCCTGGTCGGAGGATTCCACCAACGCCAATGACGCGTATCTGCGCAACCGGGTGCGTCATCAGATCATTCCCACGCTGAAGTCCGTGTTTCCCCAGGCGCTTGACGCCGTGGCAAGGACGGCGGAAAGCGGTGGGGAATTGTCCCGGTATCTGGATAACCTGGCGTCGATGGTCTCCGTATCCCCGCTTTCCCGTAGCGCCTTCCTCGCCTGTCCACCACCTGCCCGGGATGGCGTGATCCTGCGGTTGCTTGACGCTGACCGACGGGTTCGCTCTGCTGGCGTCAAACGGATCAGGGAAGCGGTGGAAAAGGGAGGGGATTGGCGCATCCGGGCCAATGGAAAGGTGATCCGATGCTCCGGGGATCTGGTGATCGCCGAACCGGAACGGAAGGAGCAGGGGTTTGTGCTCTCCGTGAATGGCTTGAAGCCGGGAGATGTGGTGCCATTGGATGACCAGTTGGAACTCCGGGTGCTCTCCGATGGGCCGGAGGTCGACCCGTTGTTGCTCCGTCTGCCGGTGGTGTTGCTTTCCCACGCGGTGTTGCGTTCTCAGCTCTCTGGTGATGTGTTGGATGCCGTTGATGGTCCGGTACGGATCCGTGATTTGGCGTCAGACTGGAAAGTGTCGCCTTCTCGGCGGTTCCGTATCCCTGTCTTGGAGGGCGGTACCGGCGTGCTTGCCGTCTTCGGGCGGTGGTGCGGAGGGCATGACCGCTTGTCCGTTTCCTGTAAATCCCTTGCCCCGCGGGATGCAATTGTTTATAGTATCGGAGAAAGGAAACCAGTGTGA
- a CDS encoding 50S ribosomal protein L25 produces MTKEEKQLSAQLRTEDFGSAGSRRVVRAGRIPAVIYGKNRPVHITLDAKEFNLKMRHFTETALLVIKVGDKEYECLMKDYQDNLLKGIVQHVDFYEVTRGQLLRTFVTITLEGNPAGCRDGGVLDQVMYEVEIESLPKDLPETLVCNVADMQLNTVKHLSDIKIPAGVKILDDLNKTIASVRTVKEEVVATPAAATTEAAAAPAADGAAAPAAGVAPAAGATDGKDKK; encoded by the coding sequence ATGACAAAAGAAGAGAAACAACTGAGCGCCCAGCTGAGGACCGAAGATTTCGGTTCCGCGGGGAGCCGCCGTGTGGTTCGCGCGGGAAGAATCCCCGCCGTCATCTACGGCAAGAACAGACCGGTCCATATCACGCTTGATGCGAAGGAATTCAACCTGAAGATGCGCCATTTCACCGAGACGGCGCTGTTGGTCATCAAGGTGGGCGACAAGGAATATGAATGCCTGATGAAGGATTATCAGGATAACCTGCTGAAGGGCATCGTCCAGCATGTGGACTTCTACGAAGTCACTCGTGGCCAGCTCCTGCGCACATTCGTCACCATCACGCTGGAAGGCAATCCTGCCGGTTGCCGCGACGGTGGTGTTCTGGATCAGGTCATGTACGAAGTGGAAATCGAGAGTTTGCCGAAAGACCTGCCTGAGACGTTGGTCTGCAATGTCGCGGACATGCAGCTCAACACCGTCAAGCATCTTTCCGACATCAAGATTCCCGCTGGTGTCAAGATTCTGGATGACCTGAACAAGACGATCGCGTCCGTCAGAACGGTGAAGGAAGAGGTCGTTGCGACTCCTGCCGCAGCTACGACTGAGGCTGCCGCCGCACCCGCCGCTGATGGCGCTGCCGCTCCTGCCGCTGGCGTCGCTCCCGCTGCCGGTGCAACGGACGGAAAAGACAAGAAGTGA